From the genome of Apodemus sylvaticus chromosome 3, mApoSyl1.1, whole genome shotgun sequence, one region includes:
- the Svbp gene encoding small vasohibin-binding protein isoform X2: MDPPARKEKSKVKEPAFRVEKAKQKSAQQELKQRQRAEIYALNRVMTELEQQQFDEFCKQMQPPGE, translated from the exons ATGGATCCACCTGCCCGGAAAGAAAAATCCAAAGTTAAAGAACCTGCCTTCAGAGTGGAGAAGGCTAAACAGAAATCTGcccagcaggagctgaagcaaagACAAAGAGCAGAG ATCTACGCTCTCAACAGAGTTATGACGGAGCTGGAGCAGCAGCAGTTTGATGAGTTCTGTAAGCAGATGCAGCCGCCTGGGGAGTGA
- the Ermap gene encoding erythroid membrane-associated protein isoform X1 produces MCVTPHSRKVSVHMERPSPPGSWLVGCFFVTAVFRLPAWVTGDAGKVYTAPLGDTAKLPCPLLLWPNMMLSEMRWTRPGHLPRTQAVHVFRDGQDSDEDLIPEYKGRTALVRDAHKGNYTLQISNVRLEDQGLYQCQVWVGNSSQEDNVILQVSDPRSLSSPAVALSVVLPILGLLILLGIWIICKQKKSKEKLLYEQAMEVENLLEDHAKEKGRLHKALKKLRSELKLKRAAANAGWRRARLHFAAVTLDPDTAHPKLILSEDRRCVRLGNRKRPVPDNPERFDFVVSVLGSEYFTTGCHYWEVYVGEKTKWILGVCSESVSRKGKVTASPANGHWLVRQSRENVYEALTSPQTSFRLKESPKCVGIFLDYEAGIISFYNVTDKSHIFTFTHSFSSPLRPFFEPCLHDEGKNTAPLIICTELQKSEELIVPKQEGKDCANGDVSLKVNSSLLSPQGSELFILNDTWHSNLGPALKGLKVPSL; encoded by the exons ATGTGTGTAACGCCACACTCACGGAAGGTGTCAG TTCACATGGAGAGACCAAGTCCCCCCGGTTCCTGGCTCGTCGGCTGCTTTTTCGTGACAGCCGTCTTCCGGCTGCCTGCTTGGGTGACAG GGGATGCTGGCAAGGTCTACACAGCCCCTCTTGGGGACACAGCCAAGTTGCCCTGCCCTCTCTTGCTCTGGCCTAACATGATGCTCAGCGAGATGAGGTGGACTCGGCCCGGACACCTGCCTCGGACCCAGGCTGTCCACGTGTTCCGGGATGGGCAGGACAGTGATGAAGACCTCATACCAGAATATAAGGGCAGGACGGCACTGGTGAGGGATGCccacaagggaaactataccctgcaAATCAGTAACGTGAGGCTCGAGGACCAAGGACTGTACCAGTGCCAGGTCTGGGTTGGAAACTCAAGTCAAGAGGACAACGTGATCCTGCAGGTGTCAG ATCCAAGAAGTCTGTCCTCTCCAGCGGTGGCTCTCTCTGTGGTCTTGCCCATCTTGGGGCTCCTCATCCTTCTCGGCATTTGGATCATctgtaaacaaaaaaaatcaaaag AGAAACTGCTGTATGAACAGGCGATGGAGGTAG aaAATCTTCTGGAAGACCATGCCAAAGAAAAAG GAAGACTCCACAAAGCCCTCA AGAAACTCCGGAGTGAACTGA AGTTGAAAAGAGCCGCTGCCAATGCAG GTTGGAGAAGAGCCCGGCTGCATTTTG CGGCTGTGACCCTGGACCCCGACACAGCACACCCCAAACTCATCCTGTCTGAGGATCGGAGATGTGTGAGGCTGGGCAACAGGAAGCGGCCTGTTCCTGACAACCCAGAGAGGTTTGATTTTGTTGTCAGCGTCCTGGGCTCTGAGTACTTCACAACCGGCTGTCACTACTGGGAAGTGTACGTGGGCGAGAAGACCAAATGGATTCTTGGAGTGTGTAGTGAGTCTGTGAGCAGGAAAGGGAAGGTCACCGCCTCGCCTGCCAATGGCCACTGGCTTGTGCGACAGAGCCGTGAGAATGTGTACGAAGCACTCACGTCCCCGCAGACCTCCTTCCGCCTCAAAGAGTCCCCGAAGTGCGTGGGGATCTTCCTGGACTATGAAGCCGGCATCATCTCCTTTTACAACGTGACCGATAAGTCCCACATCTTCACTTTCACCCATAGTTTCTCGAGCCCGCTTCGCCCTTTCTTTGAACCTTGTCTTCACGACGAGGGGAAAAACACTGCGCCTCTAATCATTTGTACTGAGCTTCAGAAATCAGAAGAATTGATTGTCCCCAAACAAGAAGGAAAAGACTGTGCTAATGGAGACGTGTCTCTCAAGGTGAATTCATCCTTACTGTCCCCTCAGGGGTCTGAGCTATTTATACTTAATGATACCTGGCACTCTAACCTTGGCCCTGCCCTGAAGGGGCTCAAGGTTCcttctttgtag
- the Svbp gene encoding small vasohibin-binding protein isoform X1 produces the protein MTAVPLCGKLRLRSETRLGPHSKVRADQEAFRNQTMDPPARKEKSKVKEPAFRVEKAKQKSAQQELKQRQRAEIYALNRVMTELEQQQFDEFCKQMQPPGE, from the exons ATGACTGCTGTCCCATTGTGCGGGAAACTGAGACTCAGAAGTGAGACTCGACTAGGACCGCACAGCAAG GTCAGAGCTGACCAAGAAGCATTCAGAAACCAAACCATGGATCCACCTGCCCGGAAAGAAAAATCCAAAGTTAAAGAACCTGCCTTCAGAGTGGAGAAGGCTAAACAGAAATCTGcccagcaggagctgaagcaaagACAAAGAGCAGAG ATCTACGCTCTCAACAGAGTTATGACGGAGCTGGAGCAGCAGCAGTTTGATGAGTTCTGTAAGCAGATGCAGCCGCCTGGGGAGTGA
- the Ermap gene encoding erythroid membrane-associated protein isoform X2 produces the protein MCVTPHSRKVSVHMERPSPPGSWLVGCFFVTAVFRLPAWVTGDAGKVYTAPLGDTAKLPCPLLLWPNMMLSEMRWTRPGHLPRTQAVHVFRDGQDSDEDLIPEYKGRTALVRDAHKGNYTLQISNVRLEDQGLYQCQVWVGNSSQEDNVILQVSDPRSLSSPAVALSVVLPILGLLILLGIWIICKQKKSKEKLLYEQAMEVENLLEDHAKEKGRLHKALKLKRAAANAGWRRARLHFAAVTLDPDTAHPKLILSEDRRCVRLGNRKRPVPDNPERFDFVVSVLGSEYFTTGCHYWEVYVGEKTKWILGVCSESVSRKGKVTASPANGHWLVRQSRENVYEALTSPQTSFRLKESPKCVGIFLDYEAGIISFYNVTDKSHIFTFTHSFSSPLRPFFEPCLHDEGKNTAPLIICTELQKSEELIVPKQEGKDCANGDVSLKVNSSLLSPQGSELFILNDTWHSNLGPALKGLKVPSL, from the exons ATGTGTGTAACGCCACACTCACGGAAGGTGTCAG TTCACATGGAGAGACCAAGTCCCCCCGGTTCCTGGCTCGTCGGCTGCTTTTTCGTGACAGCCGTCTTCCGGCTGCCTGCTTGGGTGACAG GGGATGCTGGCAAGGTCTACACAGCCCCTCTTGGGGACACAGCCAAGTTGCCCTGCCCTCTCTTGCTCTGGCCTAACATGATGCTCAGCGAGATGAGGTGGACTCGGCCCGGACACCTGCCTCGGACCCAGGCTGTCCACGTGTTCCGGGATGGGCAGGACAGTGATGAAGACCTCATACCAGAATATAAGGGCAGGACGGCACTGGTGAGGGATGCccacaagggaaactataccctgcaAATCAGTAACGTGAGGCTCGAGGACCAAGGACTGTACCAGTGCCAGGTCTGGGTTGGAAACTCAAGTCAAGAGGACAACGTGATCCTGCAGGTGTCAG ATCCAAGAAGTCTGTCCTCTCCAGCGGTGGCTCTCTCTGTGGTCTTGCCCATCTTGGGGCTCCTCATCCTTCTCGGCATTTGGATCATctgtaaacaaaaaaaatcaaaag AGAAACTGCTGTATGAACAGGCGATGGAGGTAG aaAATCTTCTGGAAGACCATGCCAAAGAAAAAG GAAGACTCCACAAAGCCCTCA AGTTGAAAAGAGCCGCTGCCAATGCAG GTTGGAGAAGAGCCCGGCTGCATTTTG CGGCTGTGACCCTGGACCCCGACACAGCACACCCCAAACTCATCCTGTCTGAGGATCGGAGATGTGTGAGGCTGGGCAACAGGAAGCGGCCTGTTCCTGACAACCCAGAGAGGTTTGATTTTGTTGTCAGCGTCCTGGGCTCTGAGTACTTCACAACCGGCTGTCACTACTGGGAAGTGTACGTGGGCGAGAAGACCAAATGGATTCTTGGAGTGTGTAGTGAGTCTGTGAGCAGGAAAGGGAAGGTCACCGCCTCGCCTGCCAATGGCCACTGGCTTGTGCGACAGAGCCGTGAGAATGTGTACGAAGCACTCACGTCCCCGCAGACCTCCTTCCGCCTCAAAGAGTCCCCGAAGTGCGTGGGGATCTTCCTGGACTATGAAGCCGGCATCATCTCCTTTTACAACGTGACCGATAAGTCCCACATCTTCACTTTCACCCATAGTTTCTCGAGCCCGCTTCGCCCTTTCTTTGAACCTTGTCTTCACGACGAGGGGAAAAACACTGCGCCTCTAATCATTTGTACTGAGCTTCAGAAATCAGAAGAATTGATTGTCCCCAAACAAGAAGGAAAAGACTGTGCTAATGGAGACGTGTCTCTCAAGGTGAATTCATCCTTACTGTCCCCTCAGGGGTCTGAGCTATTTATACTTAATGATACCTGGCACTCTAACCTTGGCCCTGCCCTGAAGGGGCTCAAGGTTCcttctttgtag
- the Znf691 gene encoding zinc finger protein 691, which produces MSSEKEQGPEAHLPAEGEGAKPWRADGSEDSQITSGEEHGQESLSEGLHATHPQKPRQKVTAQAGGPGDSVTFSSPETDEKPFICAQCGKTFNNASNLRTHQRIHTGEKPYTCSECGKSFSRSSNRIRHERIHLEEKHYQCAKCQESFRRRSDLTTHQQDHLGQRPYRCDVCGKSFSQSTTLAVHHRTHLEPAPYICCECGKSFNNSSSFGVHHRTHTGERPYECTECGRTFSDISNFGAHQRTHRGEKPYRCTLCGKHFSRSSNLIRHQKTHLGEQDEKDSS; this is translated from the coding sequence ATGAGCAGCGAGAAGGAGCAGGGTCCCGAAGCACACCTGCCTGCGGAAGGGGAAGGGGCTAAGCCGTGGAGAGCGGATGGCTCAGAGGATTCTCAGATCACATCTGGGGAGGAACATGGGCAGGAGAGCCTGTCCGAGGGGCTCCACGCAACGCATCCACAAAAGCCACGGCAGAAAGTCACTGCCCAAGCTGGGGGCCCCGGGGACTCCGTGACGTTTTCAAGCCCAGAGACAGATGAGAAGCCTTTTATATGTGCCCAGTGTGGCAAGACCTTCAACAATGCCTCCAACCTGAGGACGCACCAGCGGATCCACACTGGCGAGAAGCCATACACGTGTTCAGAGTGTGGAAAGAGCTTCTCCCGGAGCTCCAACCGCATCCGGCACGAGCGCATCCACCTGGAAGAGAAGCACTACCAGTGTGCCAAGTGCCAGGAGAGCTTCCGGCGGCGCTCGGACCTCACTACGCACCAGCAAGATCACCTGGGCCAGCGGCCATACCGCTGTGACGTTTGTGGCAAGAGCTTCAGTCAGAGCACCACGCTGGCTGTGCATCACCGAACCCACCTGGAGCCAGCCCCTTACATCTGCTGTGAGTGTGGGAAGAGCTTCAACAACAGCTCCAGCTTTGGGGTGCACCACCGTACCCACACGGGCGAGAGGCCTTACGAGTGCACTGAGTGTGGGCGGACTTTCAGTGATATCTCCAACTTTGGTGCACACCAGAGAACGCACAGAGGGGAGAAGCCGTACCGGTGCACGCTGTGTGGGAAACACTTCTCCCGCAGCTCCAACCTCATCCGACACCAGAAAACACACTTGGGCGAGCAGGATGAGAAGGATTCTAGCTAA
- the Ermap gene encoding erythroid membrane-associated protein isoform X3: MERPSPPGSWLVGCFFVTAVFRLPAWVTGDAGKVYTAPLGDTAKLPCPLLLWPNMMLSEMRWTRPGHLPRTQAVHVFRDGQDSDEDLIPEYKGRTALVRDAHKGNYTLQISNVRLEDQGLYQCQVWVGNSSQEDNVILQVSDPRSLSSPAVALSVVLPILGLLILLGIWIICKQKKSKEKLLYEQAMEVENLLEDHAKEKGRLHKALKKLRSELKLKRAAANAGWRRARLHFAAVTLDPDTAHPKLILSEDRRCVRLGNRKRPVPDNPERFDFVVSVLGSEYFTTGCHYWEVYVGEKTKWILGVCSESVSRKGKVTASPANGHWLVRQSRENVYEALTSPQTSFRLKESPKCVGIFLDYEAGIISFYNVTDKSHIFTFTHSFSSPLRPFFEPCLHDEGKNTAPLIICTELQKSEELIVPKQEGKDCANGDVSLKVNSSLLSPQGSELFILNDTWHSNLGPALKGLKVPSL; the protein is encoded by the exons ATGGAGAGACCAAGTCCCCCCGGTTCCTGGCTCGTCGGCTGCTTTTTCGTGACAGCCGTCTTCCGGCTGCCTGCTTGGGTGACAG GGGATGCTGGCAAGGTCTACACAGCCCCTCTTGGGGACACAGCCAAGTTGCCCTGCCCTCTCTTGCTCTGGCCTAACATGATGCTCAGCGAGATGAGGTGGACTCGGCCCGGACACCTGCCTCGGACCCAGGCTGTCCACGTGTTCCGGGATGGGCAGGACAGTGATGAAGACCTCATACCAGAATATAAGGGCAGGACGGCACTGGTGAGGGATGCccacaagggaaactataccctgcaAATCAGTAACGTGAGGCTCGAGGACCAAGGACTGTACCAGTGCCAGGTCTGGGTTGGAAACTCAAGTCAAGAGGACAACGTGATCCTGCAGGTGTCAG ATCCAAGAAGTCTGTCCTCTCCAGCGGTGGCTCTCTCTGTGGTCTTGCCCATCTTGGGGCTCCTCATCCTTCTCGGCATTTGGATCATctgtaaacaaaaaaaatcaaaag AGAAACTGCTGTATGAACAGGCGATGGAGGTAG aaAATCTTCTGGAAGACCATGCCAAAGAAAAAG GAAGACTCCACAAAGCCCTCA AGAAACTCCGGAGTGAACTGA AGTTGAAAAGAGCCGCTGCCAATGCAG GTTGGAGAAGAGCCCGGCTGCATTTTG CGGCTGTGACCCTGGACCCCGACACAGCACACCCCAAACTCATCCTGTCTGAGGATCGGAGATGTGTGAGGCTGGGCAACAGGAAGCGGCCTGTTCCTGACAACCCAGAGAGGTTTGATTTTGTTGTCAGCGTCCTGGGCTCTGAGTACTTCACAACCGGCTGTCACTACTGGGAAGTGTACGTGGGCGAGAAGACCAAATGGATTCTTGGAGTGTGTAGTGAGTCTGTGAGCAGGAAAGGGAAGGTCACCGCCTCGCCTGCCAATGGCCACTGGCTTGTGCGACAGAGCCGTGAGAATGTGTACGAAGCACTCACGTCCCCGCAGACCTCCTTCCGCCTCAAAGAGTCCCCGAAGTGCGTGGGGATCTTCCTGGACTATGAAGCCGGCATCATCTCCTTTTACAACGTGACCGATAAGTCCCACATCTTCACTTTCACCCATAGTTTCTCGAGCCCGCTTCGCCCTTTCTTTGAACCTTGTCTTCACGACGAGGGGAAAAACACTGCGCCTCTAATCATTTGTACTGAGCTTCAGAAATCAGAAGAATTGATTGTCCCCAAACAAGAAGGAAAAGACTGTGCTAATGGAGACGTGTCTCTCAAGGTGAATTCATCCTTACTGTCCCCTCAGGGGTCTGAGCTATTTATACTTAATGATACCTGGCACTCTAACCTTGGCCCTGCCCTGAAGGGGCTCAAGGTTCcttctttgtag